The Xiphophorus hellerii strain 12219 chromosome 3, Xiphophorus_hellerii-4.1, whole genome shotgun sequence genome segment CAGGACCCAATAAAGAAGATTAAGTCCATTTAAgtcactttattaaaataactttagtgCTGTGCAATGCGGTTGTATCTGTTCTATTATTTTATATGAATTTCATTGTTTACCATCTTTTacctcattttatttctgcagaggaggagagaaaggTCAAAGCCAATGACAGAGAGCACAATGAAAAGTTTCAGTATGCGGTGAGATTATatccctttttcctttttaggtATTACAAAGTTCGGATGATAACCTTTATAATAATCATTTGTCCTTTTCTCTCTTCTCAACACAGAGCAACTGCATCGTGACATCAAAGTACAACATCCTCACCTTCCTGCCTGTCAATCTGTTTGAGCAGTTCCAGGAAGTAGCCAACACTTACTTCCTTTTCCTGCTCATTCTACAGGTGAGCATAGCCAGGCAGAAATTAGGAAACTTGGCATTTCCACATTGTttgtttgacaaaataaaaacttgagaACGATTCATATGAAAAACAAGCCTAAGAGACAGACACTTATCATATTGCAATAAAGTATCTAGAGCTGAAACCAAATATCTATATTTACAGTGAAGACGGTCTTCTTTTTCTCACTCTCTGCTATTCAATCAgactaaatgttttctgttttaggcCAGTTACAGTAACCAAAATCCGTTCTGTTTACTGAATGTAGAATAATGAGCAACAAAACCTAAATCTACATTTTGGCTAATAAAAAAGtctgataaatatttaagatttgtATTCATAGCTGATACGTAGTTTTTGTCCTCTCGCTGTATGAAACAGATAGGTGGAACCACTGTAGTGTCTCGTGTTgttttgaaaacctttttgttgcTGATTTTGTCTTCTGAAACGGGAAATTAACAGTGGGAGTTGGATCTGAAACTCTCTATGTTCATATATGTTCTATTTTTCTCACGATGTTATCATAACATGAATATAAAACTGTACAATGATTTCTTAAAGCTacaaatttaacagaaaacagtCTTTATTTTATAGAATTAACTTCTGAAATTTAGTTGCTCCCATCATGAACCAATGTTGACCATTTTATCACAAGCAAACttctacatattttattgggatgaTCAACATCCTGTACTTACAAATCTCACCTTGAATCATattggtggcagcatcatgctgtgaggacGTTATTCAAGGACACGGAAGCTGGTCAGTGTTGATAAAAAGTTTGTTAAAACAGGCTAGCACGCAAAGAAACGAGACTGAAAGGAGAAACAGACTTTAGACTGAGGCGGAGGATCACTTTCCACTGGAACAATGACCCAAAACAGAAACTCAACTCTGCAATGGAGTGGTTTGACTCCAGACATATTGCATTCATGTGTTGTAATGCCCCATTcaagtccagacctaaacccATTTAAGAATCTATAACCAGACTTAAAACCTGCTTTTTGCAGACAGTACCATCCTAATCTGGCTGAGCTCTTTCAAAGAAGACTTGGTAACattttcagtctctagatgGGCACAATTAATAGAGACAAACCCCAacagacttgcagctgtaattgcataAAAGTCTTTCACTCATGGGACTAAACACAAAATCACACCACACTTGTCCGACTTGTATCACCTTGAAATTTTGAAAACTCTGCATCACTTTCTGTCCAGTTCAAAATTAGGAACTGCTTTTTGTAATGGTTTgtcgcataaaatcccaattaaatacacagagggttatatgtttaaataattttaatggcATTGTTGCTACCCATTTATACTAATGTGAAAAATCTCATCTTCTCCTGTTGTTAGTTGATACCTCAGATTTCCTCCCTGTCCTGGTTCACTACCATTGTGCCTTTGGCTCTGGTGCTGAGCATCACTGCAGTAAAGGATGCCACCGACGACTATGTGAGCACGTGTTCTCCACACCCTGAAGTTGAGCGCACACTCATCTCATTGACGTAACACCACTGTATCTGTGCCCTGCAGTTTCGCCACAAGAGCGACAACCAAGTGAACAATCGGCAGTCTCAGGTTCTCATCCGAGGCTCGTAAGTCATCGCAGCCGAAAACCTACATGCGTGTGCTCTTCCTTTTTGCAGTTCAAACTGTCCCATTTATACTCTACAAGTTATTCTGATTTGCTGTGGCAGGCTACAGAACGAAAAGTGGATGAACGTTAAAGTGGGTGATGTTATTAAGCTGGAAAACAATCAGTTTGTGGCGGTAAGTGTGAGagtgagttttttaaaaattattttattttgacacaaaTTCAGCtgcaataataaatattcaatcCATTCACCTCAGAAGACAAACAAAGTggcttaaaaacaataaagtcagtgttttttttgttttgtttagttttttcaaaatgcCCTGATCTTACCCCACTAGGGATAAGCTGTTGgataatggatgaatggatttgtcaaaacatgaaagattttttatttcagacagtGATAAAAAGGGTATGTCTCTTATTTTGAATTGCATATGAATATCTTTTTTTCAATGGTGTATTTCAACATCCATTTAAGCCATAAAATCTGCGCAATATGTTGCCTCTCAATCGGCACTTAAAGGATAGCAGAGAtactgtgaagaagaaaaacaaactagagGCCAGGTGTAACTTAGTTAACTGTAATCCACATCCATTTTATTCACCAATTTCCAACAATATGTGTCATTTACATCTTTCCTTGATACCATGCAGCTCAACTGTCTTTTCAAAATGCAGTGTAACTCAGAAATCCATCAtcctctgttttctgtcttgATTTATTACAGCCCCCAACTTCATTCCGATCATTCTGTCggaaaaagctttaatgaataaaaatctaaatttttgtGAGAAATTGATATTTCTGATTATATCTATCTATACCAAAACACAGTAGACACCAATTCAGCAGGATTCACTTTATTGCCAGGTTTCAAACAGTTTCTTCCTAATTAGCTTCAGTTATTATTGCTTATGAAAGCTATTCTAATAGATAAGATtgcaaatggatttttttttgcttcctcaGCAGAAGTTCTAATAATCATGCATTTAATCTCCGACTCTCTTCATGTGTAATTATTATTGACTTCTCTCTGTAACAGCAGAGTTTCGCTGCATGTACCTTGCAGTTAATGCTAACGTCAGCCATCTGTTTTCAGGCGGACCTGCTCCTGTTATCGAGCACTGAACCACACGGCCTGTGCTACATCGAGACGGCCGAGCTTGACGGGTCAGAAACCTCCCTGCGCATCAGTATCCACTCACAGTTCATTATAACCTCCAAAggcaactgcttctaaaaaggATGTTTTTCTGTCAACCTCCAGAGAGACCAACATGAAGGTGCGTCAGTCTGTGTCAGTGACGGCTGAGCTCGGTGATCCAAACAACTTGGCATCGTTTGATGGTGAGACTGGTTTAAACAAGTTGATATTCTCTCGGTTTCCCCGTCCGGTACATCGTTCTGACGATTTTCAGTGTACAGCCAACGGTGTAATTCAGATGTTTTCCTCCTTTCAAAGtctgacaaataaataattgaaacatTCACATCCTCACATTGTACGTCCTCTGGTGCGGCTGAATGACACGGTGTCATCACCCATCCACCCACTCGCCACCGAAAGAGATTTGAGTCAGCAAAGCATGCCCccaatgcacacacacacgcacacgcacgcacacacacacacacacacccacgtaCTCAGGAAAAAGCCATACTGCAGCAAATCAACCCACACTCCCTGATATCATCTTACAAAAGAAGTGTCTCTCCGGGTGTGTTTATAGTGACAGCAGCATCAGGATGATAAATTCAGCTCGAGATCATGTTGGTTCTGATGTAGATGCTTTGCAACAACTGGGTTTGGTAATTGCTTGCCATGTAGGTGTGCACTATTTGTATTTAATACACTACAACGTCTTCTTGTGTGAAGGTGAAGTGGTGTGCGAGCCTCCCAACAACAAACTAGATCGCTTCTGTGGCACTCTCTACTGGCGAGAGAAGAAATACCCCCTGACCAACCAGAACATGCTGCTCCGAGGATGTGTCCTCCGCAACACGGAGGCGTGCTATGGCCTGGTTATCTTTGCAGGTCTGCATTTGcgtatttgtatttgtgaatgATTGGGTGAATGCGGTGTATATATAACAAGCAGGTTTGATTCTGTTGCCACCACAGGCCCAGATACCAAGCTAATGCAGAACAGCGGTCGCACCAAGTTTAAGCGTACAAGCATCGATCGTTTGATGAACACTCTGGTCCTCTGGGTAAGACACTCCAAACCTCTCGCTTTCATAGCCCAAACTATTTCAGAATATCATCTCAGGGGCTTTGTTTACATCTGCACATGCTGATGACAGACTCGTTCTAATTTTGGATTACAAGACAGTAGGCATAACTCTGCCTCtgtgatgtttctttttgtgcatCGCTGTTAGATCTTTGGTTTCCTGGTGTGTATGGGTGTGATCCTGGCTGTGGGCAATGCAGTGTGGGAGAGAGAGGTGGGCTCCTTGTTCCAGAGCTACCTTCCCTGGGACCCTCCTGTGGACAACTTTATGTTCTCAGCCTTCCTTTCCTTCTGGTCCTACATCATCATCCTTAACACTGTCGTTCCTATTTCTCTATATGTCAGGTAAGAAAAGGTGCAGGATatcaaaaaggacaaaaatatatgaaatttaTGAATGTTGTTGTTGAGATAACAATTGAGACTAACACCTGCCCCATAATGACAGCTTTCTCCATCTGAAGGCATGTTTATAGAACCATACgcaaaattaaattaagaaaGGCGTTGCACTACAAAAAGCCTTAAATGTAACACTTACAAGGTCAAACTATGTGAGGTAGACCGGATTGAATCAGTTTTGTACTTAAGACTTTTATTTAGTCAGAAAAAGACCGATTGATATGACTTCACCAAGAAAGACAGCATCACATGTTGGACATGAAAAGTGAACcaataacaacaaaatgaaagctAAAAATGTGCAGATAAGCAAGTTTTTCATGAATAATTGACAATTATGTAccacaaaaacaacatgaacaGATGAACCTTTGAATACTAAATCCTGGCTAAATGGGGGTCCACTGCAGCTAGAGCTGTGTTGATTACAATTCCTCTATCTATTCtctaaatatttaagattttgagCTAGAGTGGGTGGAATTCAGTCAGGTtttgtataaaaacaataaaataccaCTTTATTTAGTCACTGAAGCAAATCAGTATCGCGGTTGTTTTTATAGGAGTTAAGCtatgcataaaaaaacatatgtgTCTTCATCCatagtttaatatattttaatgtattttttttttttttgctctgctaGTGTGGAGGTGATCCGGTTGGGTCACAGCTACTTCATTAACTGGGATCGGCAGATGTTCTGTTCTCAGTGCAACACAGCGGCCGAGTCCAGGACCACCACTCTGAACGAGGAGCTTGGCCAGGTGGGCTCATCAGAGAGTCTCTTATGCTTCACAGCTTACCTTCTTATCTAAATGTTACTCACAAGGCCAGCTCACAAGAGGAGAATTTCATTTAAGTGGCATTTCCAGCTAAATCCATATTAATTATTAAGGATTTGGGAGAGTAAATGTGTCACAGTGATGTTTAACTCATTCAGCCCACGTTAAAATATGATGCTGttgatatataaaataaaaatatgaagctTTTCTTTAGGATATTCTGGTGAGTTTATAATCCAGCCTTGTGTTAGTTAAAGTGCTCTGGGAACTTAGTGGGGCTCTAAGCTGTTGCAAACTTTGCCTATAACTTGTGCTAGCTCTGGTGATTCAGTTCAGttattttgaacttttgttAATGTGTGAAGTACAAATACAAAATGGAAGAAACCTTTACAAAAGCATGCATTGATCTTAAAGGGATGTCAGTTTTAGGTGATGTTTAAAGTGAAATGAATCCAGTTCCTGAACCTTTTTTCtctatgatttaaaaaaataacacttttgaatttatgctcatttttattcaggTTGAATACATCTTCAGCGATAAAACTGGAACTCTAACTCAGAACATTATGACCTTTAATAAGTGCTCCATCAATGGGCAAACTTATGGTAAGAGATCAACAAATCATGCACAGTAGTTTGtatatttaaacatattcaTTATATTCCACATTCTTAcctgtgatttgtttttctgccaggTGAAGTGGATCCGTTAGGAAAACAACGAAAGGTAGACCTTTCTTTGTTTACCTGGAAGTAAATTGTTTCCTCGGGTTGGGGTCTAATTCTCTCCTGTCAACCTTTCAGAGGCTGGATTTCACTCCTTTCAATCCCCTGGCAAATCCAGATTTCTGTTTCTATGATGAAAAGCTGCTGGAATCAGTGAAAGTGGGGGATTTGCACACTCACGAGTTTTTCCGCCTACTTTCTCTCTGTCATACCGTTATGAGTGAGGAGAAGAGTGAAGGTGAGCAGAAGGAagggaaacacaaacagcaacttGCCATTTGTCTATGACTTCCTGTGTTGTtcattgtttttcatctgtCCACCCAGGAGAGCTGGTCTATAAGGCACAATCTCCAGATGAGGGCGCTCTGGTGACGGCAGCTCGAAACTTTGGATTTGTGTTTCGCTCTCGAACACCTGGAACGATTACTACGATCGAGATGGGCAGAACCGTCACCTACTCGCTGCTCGCCATACTGGACTTCAACAACATCCGCAAGAGGATGTCTGTTATAGGTAGGGAGGATTGTTAACATACTGCTAAACTTGTCAAGGAGTCATTCCATTTACTTTTGCTAACTGCCCCCAAAgaacttttcatatttaaggaatattttcctcttttttctttgtgttttttggcaGAACAGTGACttaaagaaatcttttttttatttaacgtACTGTAAAGAAAGTTACAGTTTTAtagatttctgttgttttttaaatgttgtagaccaacaaacacttttttatatcaaacaaaaatagcctgagtaaagaaaaacatccatccaGCATGCAAACTTCATTCAGAATGAATACTGACAGCTAAAACCAGCTCCACAGAACCCCACTTCTGAGAAACCCAAATATATCCTCTGTCACAAGATGACAGGAAGTCTTGATCTGAGTTACTTTTTAATCTCGtagattttagaaaatgtaaacacataCATGTATACCATTTAATGCATTACACAGTGTGCATAACACATTTGTAAAGCAATGAGTTTTGCTAAACCAGCcatgaagcaaaaatatatgtatCTGAGGTTAACGGAGGAGAGGTGATGATTTCATGATATTTTATATGCATCTTTGTCATCTGAATTTAGTGCGCAACCCAGAAGGCAGGATCTGCCTGTACTGTAAAGGAGCTGACACAGTACTATTAGAGAGACTCCACCCTTGCAACCAGGAACTGATGAGCATCACCTCAGACCACCTAAATGTAAGTAAACAGTAGTTTATGAACATAATTGGTGCTGCAGTGCCACCTAGTGTCTCCTTGCTTAAACTGAAGCATCAGAGAAGGTTAAAAATGTAAGACGTGGCGTTCCTGTAGATAGTTTTCACATGCAGTGTACTCTTACCTCAGGTTGCTTACAGTTGATATGTTTACACATGCtgcatgtatatttttgtttccaggAGTATGGAGCTGATGGATTACGGACTCTTGCTCTGGCGTACAGGGAGCTTTCCGAGGACGAGTGGGAGGCCTGGTCAGAGAGCCACCGCTGTGCAGATAAGGCCACTGACTGCAGGGAGGACAGGCTGGCTGCAGCTTATGACAAGATAGAACAGGATATGCAGGTTAGTCAATAGTTGCTTCCATGGTTTCCCCTacaaaacaagattaaaatttctaattttgagCATAATCTAATTTGCATATAAACATTTGTCTCTGTGTCCAGCTCCTAGGTGCTACAGCTATTGAGGACAAGCTGCAGGAAGGAGTCCCAGAGACCATTGCTCTCCTCTCTCTGGCCAACATTAAGATCTGGGTTTTGACCGGAGACAAACAGGGTGAGATGAACACACTATATACCAGCTTTCAGGTTAATTTGCCACCTGGTGTtcagaaaagtagaaaaagtgGGATATTCTCGGTTATTAATCTTaccttttcatctttatttagaACACTCAACGTATAATATGACAGACCTTTTTGACCCAAACACTCAGGTTTTTTTACCCTGCCATGCCTTAATAAAGTACAGATCATAAACTAAACTAATCAGATACGATAACTGCAGAGTTTCCACTGAGTGAGATAAATATATTTAGCAGAAGTATATGATTGTAATTGACACCCAAAATATAGTGCgctgcagcaggaagtgttTAGAGAATTTAGTTGTGAAAACTAAACATCTGTATAATAAAAACTGAGTGTAGTGTGAATTAatctcctcctttttctttcctaCAGAGACAGCAGTCAACATAGGCTACTCCTGTAAAATGTTGACTGATGACATGACTGAGGTGTTCATCATAGGAGGTCACACCGTTCAGAGTGTACGACAAGAACTCAGGTCAGCTATTGTCTGTCAAAATACAGCTGGTTTCTTCAGGAAAATATGACAGAAGTTGCATTAGTTTAGTACagctttgcttgtttttctaaCTTAACTCTCCTTTGCTTATTTTAGTTTAtctgtgttttgattatgtTTCACTCATGTTAGTTTGCCCTTCATTGAATTGCTTAGCTTACTTCAGctttagttgtttgttttttttagctcagtTTAGCTAAGCCTACCTGACCATCCCAGTATCTTGTTCAATGGATCCATAAAAAGGGCTGACAGAAGATAAACAAAGGGGAAAATAAGTGCTAGACCTAAAAACTATAAACAGCAGATGCCAGGATCTTAAAGTCAACTCtttaatatgcaaataaaaattgtattcaTTCTGACAAAACCTGAACAATACATCATCCTTCAGCTAAccaatttaaaatgtgtcatGTTATAAGTTGCCTGTTATGttcctccattttgtttgtttccctttTGGTTGCTTATGCCTTAAAAACTGACGAGCCAGAGTTcagtaactttttttctcttgctcTTCAGGAGCGCGAGGGAAAGGATGATAGAACTATCCCGTGCTAAAGATGGGGGGAAAACTGAAGGGATGGAGGCCTGGGCTGAGGCATGTTTCATGGGTAATGGGATGAAAGACGGGCAAGAAGGAGACTGTACATCAGGAAGAGGGTCGAAACAGCTGCATTGCTCGTCTTTCCCTCCGTCTGCCTCTGGTGACATGGACAGCATCTCAGGGGAGTTTGCCCTCATAATCAGTGGTCATAGTTTGGTAAGAATAACACACCTTTACATAATGTAAACAAAGTTAAAACATGAAGTGAGCATTTGCAGTGATTCCTTTTATATTTCCAAAAGAAACTTCTAgtctgttgatttttctttttcctgctcTATGACAGGCACACGCGCTTGAGGCAGACATGGAAGCCGAGTTTGTGTCGACAGCATGTGCCTGCAAAGCAGTTATCTGCTGCAGAGTCACACCGCTGCAGAAAGCTCAGGTGGTGGAGCTCATCAAGAAACATAAGAAGGCTGTGACTCTGGCTATAGGAGATGGCGCCAACGACGTCAGCATGATCAAAAGTGAGTTGTGCAGAAGGGTTCAATCTGTGAGAGTAAAGAGAGTAACAGGATTACTGCAGGGTAATAAAAGAGAGATGTCAGGTCTGGTCATGTGACGGCCAGCTACACCTTGAAGCAGCTGAAATTCAGAAGAAGTGGCTGTAAGAGTTGTTTACGTGTTACTAGCCGTGACGTCGGTCATGTTGAAATGTGTGTTGCGCTGGTTGCAATGCTTTCATGAGGTTAGACATTGGTTTCCACTGTCTGGATTgggtttagttttattttaaaactaatatttgtgcaaaacgttaaaaaaaattattcatgcaAAAGCTCTCAAGTACTGCTGGGTAATGTTGAATgcaatttgtctttttaattacatgcagaagcattataGTTTGTAGTTAActcaacattgtttttgttttttgtgggttgcaccactttttgtgtttttgtctgtctttatgcGTATGAAATGAATTTATGCAAGCCTAAAGCAGAAATGGAATCAGTGCAATAGTGCCGGGTGTGGTTTGTTCCCATCCTGTGATTACTAGAGTcgatttctgagaaaaaaaaaatctgtcttctTCACACTAAACTAATGGgataaaagttgaaaaatctAAGAGAACCATGTTTTTTggtagaatttatttttcttagctaGTTTTCAGTCACATTCCTTAAGCTTTGTCAGTGTATCATCAACAAGGTTGAGGTCAGGGTTACTACAGAATAATAATCTGCAACAATTTATGATATGTATTTGGATCATTGTCTTACAAAAATGATTGAAACGCTCaattttgtccatttttcaATCACCTGGCAGTTGATTTTAGATTAATTGGGGAAACTAGACATAATTCACTTCATTGTCCCACATCCAATGTCCTACAACTGCTGACAGGTAAACAGACTCTTAACAAGGTTTTTATCTGTCCGCCGCCACCATGCTCAAAAGTTCATACAGAACAATAGAAACCCTAGTATTGGCTCTTTTAAGCAAGATTTGATGGTGGTTTCTAGGTTGTTCTTCAAAATCTTTACCAATTTCCTTTCATATCGAGGTCGATCAGTTGATTGCAACTTGCACACGTTTGGATATTCCGACAGCACAATGATTCCAACTcttctttaaatccaaacttgAGTaccaaattctttaaaaaatcattGAAGCTGTTTGCTGAATAAGCAGCCCAAACTGGAAAAAGCatcacaaaaagaacaaatgaatgTATCCTTCATATCCATGGTGACTCCGTGTGGGTTTTTGATTACAACAGTACTGATGCCATATTTATTATGAAACGCCTGGAACTGTAGCTGAAAGCGAAGTTATAAGACTTGTCTTCCAGTTATAAAACAAAGCTGAAGCCTATTTTAGTCTAGTTGATACATGTGGGATATTTTGCTTATTAAACAGTTGCTGATCAGAATTGTGCTCCAAACACTTTCTATGGCTCTGGAGTTTGCACTGTTTGCACTGCTACGGAGTGATTTAGCTCTACATCtattagtttgtttctttcGTCCTACAGGTGCTCACATTGGAGTGGGTATCTCCGGTCAGGAGGGGATCCAGGCCGTGCTGGCCAGCGACTACTCCTTCGCCCAGTTCCGCTTCCTCCAGCGTCTCCTGCTGGTCCACGGCCGCTGGTCCTACCTGCGCATGTGCCGTTTCCTCTGCTACTTCTTCTACAAGAACTTTGCCTTCACCATGGTGCACTTCTGGTTCGGCTTCTTCTGTGGCTTCTCTGCCCAGGTACAAACAGAACGACGCGTTAAGAACGAAAGGTGCTGGGAGGGTATGAGCTGATCGAGAGTTTCAtcttgtgtctgtgtttgtctgCTGTCTTCTTTTGTTGTAGACGGTGTATGATCAGTACTTCATCACACTCTACAACATTGTGTACACCTCCCTCCCTGTGCTGGCCATGGGGGTTTTTGACCAGGTCTTTTTCATTATTACTTTACACCAAGGTTACATGTTAGTGTTCTTTTTCAGTAGGATGAAGTAAAAGCACAAACCagtaccaattttttttttttacacataagcCATTAACTCATCTTTTAATGTTCCCATATATGGCACTTTGGCTGTCTAATGTGTGTtatgtttgttctgcttttggTTCGTACTTGcttatgtttgcattttgctCAAACCACCAAGCTAACAGCCCTGCCGTTGACTTGTCCACACTCTTATTTTAGCAAATAACATCTCTCGTTTCCCCTTTTACGGCAGGATGTTCCAGATCACAGAAGTCTGGAGTATCCTAAGTTGTACGAGCCCGGGCAGCTCAACCTCCTCTTCAACAAGAAGGAGTTCTTCATCTGCATCACCCAAGGCATCTACACCTCAGTGGTGCTTTTCTTTGTGCCCTACGCCGTGCTGTCCGATGCCACTCAGAGCAACGGGGTGCCCCTCGCCGACTACCAGACATTTGCAGTCACAACGGCGACAGCCCTGGTTATTGTTGTCAGTGTACAGGTGAGAGACTCTTGTTTGGAGTTAACTTATCTTATGGCTGTTTACTCCACTGGTAAATAATCACGATTCCTTTATTTGCAGATCGCTCTAGATACAGGCTTCTGGACGGTCTTTAACCACATGTTCGTTTGGGGCTCTGTGGGCTCCTATTTCACCATCATGTTTGCGCTGCACAGCCAGACCCTCTTCAGGATCTTTCCCAATCAGTTCCGATTCATAGGTTGGTCCCTTGCTCTCGTCTTTGGGCTCCATATGAAGCCCTGCAAAAATGTTCATGGCCTTCAACAttcttacattttgtcacatcacaaccacaaacttcagtgtcatttattcaattttatgtaataaaccaacacaaagtagtttgCTTGtgtatttgaaagaaaattatgtatGTCTTCTTTAACTAAAAATTGTCTAGTTAAACTCAGACTGGAGGACAGATGGAGAATATCTTTGAACAACCATTTTGAAGTTTTGCCACAGACTCTAATGTTTCCTTCCATCATTTccctgtatttagcttcatTCATCTTCCCATGAACTCTGACCGGCTTTGATAAATCTGCTGAATATAAATCCTACCCCCAATTTTTCTTGATAGGAGATAGTGTGTTCTGGCTGGTTTTATACCACGCATGGTTTTGGATCTTGAAGGAAAAGTTGTATACTGGTGTCATCCAAAATATAACTGAAGGTGACACCAAAGCTATATTGGTGTCATCCAGTATAACCCATGCTGGAAACAGGATTTATTATGGCTTCCTTCTTGCTATTTTTCCATAACGACCAGGTCTGCAGGACGTTTACCTAATAGCTGAACTTTCAACAGATTCTTCTTCTTGtggatctttgcagctcctcaagagttaaaataatgtaatgGTCTCTTGACTAGTTACTGCTCTTCTTGCCCAGCTTaagtgtttcagtttatttggaAGGCCATGTGTT includes the following:
- the atp8b2 gene encoding phospholipid-transporting ATPase ID isoform X1, producing the protein MTVLKDIPEKWLPVVLPIKKKKKTGFGGGKAKKKRTEEERKVKANDREHNEKFQYASNCIVTSKYNILTFLPVNLFEQFQEVANTYFLFLLILQLIPQISSLSWFTTIVPLALVLSITAVKDATDDYFRHKSDNQVNNRQSQVLIRGSLQNEKWMNVKVGDVIKLENNQFVAADLLLLSSTEPHGLCYIETAELDGETNMKVRQSVSVTAELGDPNNLASFDGEVVCEPPNNKLDRFCGTLYWREKKYPLTNQNMLLRGCVLRNTEACYGLVIFAGPDTKLMQNSGRTKFKRTSIDRLMNTLVLWIFGFLVCMGVILAVGNAVWEREVGSLFQSYLPWDPPVDNFMFSAFLSFWSYIIILNTVVPISLYVSVEVIRLGHSYFINWDRQMFCSQCNTAAESRTTTLNEELGQVEYIFSDKTGTLTQNIMTFNKCSINGQTYGEVDPLGKQRKRLDFTPFNPLANPDFCFYDEKLLESVKVGDLHTHEFFRLLSLCHTVMSEEKSEGELVYKAQSPDEGALVTAARNFGFVFRSRTPGTITTIEMGRTVTYSLLAILDFNNIRKRMSVIVRNPEGRICLYCKGADTVLLERLHPCNQELMSITSDHLNEYGADGLRTLALAYRELSEDEWEAWSESHRCADKATDCREDRLAAAYDKIEQDMQLLGATAIEDKLQEGVPETIALLSLANIKIWVLTGDKQETAVNIGYSCKMLTDDMTEVFIIGGHTVQSVRQELRSARERMIELSRAKDGGKTEGMEAWAEACFMGNGMKDGQEGDCTSGRGSKQLHCSSFPPSASGDMDSISGEFALIISGHSLAHALEADMEAEFVSTACACKAVICCRVTPLQKAQVVELIKKHKKAVTLAIGDGANDVSMIKSAHIGVGISGQEGIQAVLASDYSFAQFRFLQRLLLVHGRWSYLRMCRFLCYFFYKNFAFTMVHFWFGFFCGFSAQTVYDQYFITLYNIVYTSLPVLAMGVFDQDVPDHRSLEYPKLYEPGQLNLLFNKKEFFICITQGIYTSVVLFFVPYAVLSDATQSNGVPLADYQTFAVTTATALVIVVSVQIALDTGFWTVFNHMFVWGSVGSYFTIMFALHSQTLFRIFPNQFRFIGSAQNTLLQPVVWLTIALATAICVVPVLAFRFLKLDLKPQLSDTVRHTQLVRQKRRKPAGRSIAGTWRGTGSVSEGRLGARGGSRRSGYAFSHQEGFGELITSGKNMRLSSLALANFASKHSSSWIETLRRKKNNHTPPSTSGECSPAPSNMSGMGPALSNSSSVLGGSQETPIEEETDTAVVLSSLSHPAASESAEPRAPAQVAPADSSTAAAARTDSPGGWTRSLETVQEALFGRRGCASASNTQDPPCDATETPHIE
- the atp8b2 gene encoding phospholipid-transporting ATPase ID isoform X2, with the translated sequence MFRKRPPPEEERKVKANDREHNEKFQYASNCIVTSKYNILTFLPVNLFEQFQEVANTYFLFLLILQLIPQISSLSWFTTIVPLALVLSITAVKDATDDYFRHKSDNQVNNRQSQVLIRGSLQNEKWMNVKVGDVIKLENNQFVAADLLLLSSTEPHGLCYIETAELDGETNMKVRQSVSVTAELGDPNNLASFDGEVVCEPPNNKLDRFCGTLYWREKKYPLTNQNMLLRGCVLRNTEACYGLVIFAGPDTKLMQNSGRTKFKRTSIDRLMNTLVLWIFGFLVCMGVILAVGNAVWEREVGSLFQSYLPWDPPVDNFMFSAFLSFWSYIIILNTVVPISLYVSVEVIRLGHSYFINWDRQMFCSQCNTAAESRTTTLNEELGQVEYIFSDKTGTLTQNIMTFNKCSINGQTYGEVDPLGKQRKRLDFTPFNPLANPDFCFYDEKLLESVKVGDLHTHEFFRLLSLCHTVMSEEKSEGELVYKAQSPDEGALVTAARNFGFVFRSRTPGTITTIEMGRTVTYSLLAILDFNNIRKRMSVIVRNPEGRICLYCKGADTVLLERLHPCNQELMSITSDHLNEYGADGLRTLALAYRELSEDEWEAWSESHRCADKATDCREDRLAAAYDKIEQDMQLLGATAIEDKLQEGVPETIALLSLANIKIWVLTGDKQETAVNIGYSCKMLTDDMTEVFIIGGHTVQSVRQELRSARERMIELSRAKDGGKTEGMEAWAEACFMGNGMKDGQEGDCTSGRGSKQLHCSSFPPSASGDMDSISGEFALIISGHSLAHALEADMEAEFVSTACACKAVICCRVTPLQKAQVVELIKKHKKAVTLAIGDGANDVSMIKSAHIGVGISGQEGIQAVLASDYSFAQFRFLQRLLLVHGRWSYLRMCRFLCYFFYKNFAFTMVHFWFGFFCGFSAQTVYDQYFITLYNIVYTSLPVLAMGVFDQDVPDHRSLEYPKLYEPGQLNLLFNKKEFFICITQGIYTSVVLFFVPYAVLSDATQSNGVPLADYQTFAVTTATALVIVVSVQIALDTGFWTVFNHMFVWGSVGSYFTIMFALHSQTLFRIFPNQFRFIGSAQNTLLQPVVWLTIALATAICVVPVLAFRFLKLDLKPQLSDTVRHTQLVRQKRRKPAGRSIAGTWRGTGSVSEGRLGARGGSRRSGYAFSHQEGFGELITSGKNMRLSSLALANFASKHSSSWIETLRRKKNNHTPPSTSGECSPAPSNMSGMGPALSNSSSVLGGSQETPIEEETDTAVVLSSLSHPAASESAEPRAPAQVAPADSSTAAAARTDSPGGWTRSLETVQEALFGRRGCASASNTQDPPCDATETPHIE